The sequence ctcaaataattcaataatgaGCAACCATATTGGAAATGATATTCGTGATCACTacgcaaattattttatttcagaagcAGGACAACTTGAATGGCAAGACTATCGtattgcataaataaatataactatgaTTGATACTTACCTTacatgttttttctttttgttcgtTTGTCATCCACGcctacaaattatgtattcatTATTTCCACCCAACAACTCTATCTTACATCCCTGTCTTTATACAACGGGTTTCGTAAGTCCCAAATGGCAGgtctttttttaacttctcGTATGAGTTGCTCAGTATCAATTGCCGCCATGATTGTACATAAGACGCACACATTGGCTTTGTCGATGTGAACCTATGCATATACCATACAAATGTCACAAGTTTGTGGAAGGTCGCAAATGAAATGCGTCTTGTCATGCTGCAAACGCAGCCGGTGTGTGAAGCCTTTACTCCTGAGATGATATTGCAACACATTTTGCAATATCATCTCAGGCAAAGCACATTTGCTCTAGCTTCTATACACCTTTGCAGCTTTATAGAAGCTCCATCTCTCTCTTACTGTGCAAGTTCTTAAACAAATCTCGGTATGCTGATGTTGTCAGGGTTCTCGTCTTCCACTATTAACTTCGTAACGCCCAAGCTATTTTCTGGTAAGACGTGCTAACGCCCAATGTTCAATACAATGTACAATACATTCTAACACGGTTACCGCCCACGCACACttgtctattttttttgtgtaaaactcaaccaggattttttttattatttttctgggTACTGGGTAAAATGGAATATAGTGCTCCTAATTTTAAGTGTTTAtatcatgtttattttaatgtacatTGGGCGTTTATCTGATCTgacttcaataaaaatattttttaattcaaacttatgttttattgttttaatcaGCCTCACTGTTACAAACCagccttatttttaattagaaaacaaaagtaacttaaataacaaacttatgtgtaaaataaatcaagttTAACTAGCATTGTACCTGTCAAAATATATCACATGGCCCTGAACCAGATTCTTCGACAGCGTAAGGACAGCCTTCTCTCCTAATCCAAAATTGGTATTTTCATATTCGGGATATGTAGTTTGTCCTTGGTATATGTGAAAATCACAAACAGTAACATCAGGGTTTGCCAAAACAAAAGCCTTTAGGCCAACTGGATTTGGCTTAGCCGGACAATACTGCTTGATAGCACATGACCCAGTAAAGGGTATAATCATTTCATCTAAGGAAATATACTGTTCTTTCTCCTGCTTTAGGCAAGTAGTTTGTATCTGATCAATTAAGGGGCGCATCTTCCATAGTTTGTCTGTAGCTCTGATTTCCGGTACAACTTCAGGATcaaaaacaacttttaaaaGAGTTTCTCAGCATTAAAAATCGGTTTCTGGACATATTGTCTGCAATGATTGCTACCctccattttttttctcaatacATCCTTATCTGTGGGTAGTTGATGGCTGCCATCAAAAATGTAATACCCAAGTAAACATATAGTTCTTCAGAAGATAAATACAAACTACGTCCCGTCTTTTCAATAGCAGTTTGGTTTGATTTTGTCACAATGAGATCAATTAATTCCTTGTTTAGGTGTTGCATCAAGTAATCGGGTTTTGATAACCCCCCCTGTCGATCTCTAAATATGCTAGTTGTATCAATTCAGGTAAAATATGTAGATTCCAGGTCATTAATAGTCCAATTACCAGGATCAGTCTTAGGACTGGCAATCTTAGTTTAAGGAAGACAGgcgtacctatttaaaaatcaactatttataacattgattggtttacacatatatatatgttgcaGTCAAAACTCTTAACCAGTCAAAAGTACTATTGACTAACAAATTCAGTCAAAAGTACTTTTGACTGAACAGGTTGGTCAATAGTACTTTTGACTGAAAATTATTGGTTATTAGTACTTTTGACTGCAAATTTACGGGTAAAAGTACTTTTGACTGACGCTCTTCGTCAAAAGTAGTTTTAACTGGAATAAAGCATCAGTCAAAAGCATTAATTCGTTAGATGTGaatgaaaaagatatttattaaatgtaaaatcgTTTATTACGAAAAAATTGACATTGCAAACAATACAAAGAAAAGATACacttaaaaattcaaactaaagtaggtaatcaaaaattatacaagttaaaaaacacattaatttacagtttatcgcttttcttaaataatttttaactataattgaaatttaaaaatcaaaacataaTTCGTGATTGTATAATGAAACcttgtaaattatatatgttttactTATTGCAAATTATTTGTGCATCGTAAGCAACatacgtgttttttttaaactttactaGGCTATCAGTCTACAGCGacgaattatttattcatgcaACTCAGACTATTATGGCACTTTGAATTACACAGCAATCCTTTCTTCTTGCATAAACATTTGTTGTTTTTACAGCCCGTAGAACATACACATCGAGCATAACCTTGTCCTGTTCCGATAGCAGCGTTCTTTGCAGCTGTTCGTAATGTAACTGTTTTGTTGGGCACCTCATCCGGGCGgataaatttttctttgcaGCCATCAAATTCGGAtctggaaaataaaatgataaaaacaggTTACTGtaggttttaatttaactaacaAATACACACACGCTCACACGCAtacacgcacacacacacaattttTTACTAACAAATACACACACGCTCACACGCACACACATGCTCACATGCATACACACGCACCCACATgcacacacacacgcacacacatgcgcacacacacacgcacacacacaaATTTTAACTAACAAATACACACACGCTCACATacgcacacacacaaacaaattcatttatattaacaaattCACTTAGTAGACtcacattaaattttaataagtaggtacgtaCCTGCAGTACAATTTCTCTAAAATCCCACTCTTTGTCCCAATTCTGTATAACTGCTCACAAGTAACTTCTAATACAACTCCAATTAAATTACGAAGGTCTGCCTTTCCTTTGTCTACGTCTGGGATTGGTATGGTCACATTGTCTCCGACGTTGAGTGGTGGATGAGATTGATCGCTTGCTGTTTTCATTCTCTTTGCTTGTTTTACTAAATTCAAATGCGCTTTTTCTCTTGCTTCCAATATCATTGATTCGTTACTGTTGTGTTCAAATATTTCTTCTTATTCTTTGTTTTCTTCTTGTTCCTTATTTTCTTCTTGTTCTTTACCtgtcttttttgtttcaattttttcttgtttatctAGGTTCTCTTCATTATCATCGAAGTTTTGATCCATTTCTGTGATTGCAACTTGTAAGTCTTCTTCATTGTGCAATCCACTTATAATTTCCATAGGTAGATTAGATGTTGTAAGCCCCACTTTAGGTTCCATTCCAAACATTGCTTTATACGGAGACTGCTTTATCCCTGAGTGAAATGCTCTGTTCTTCATAAATTGAACAAATTTTAGTCCATTCGACCAGTTAGTGGTTTTATTGTCTTCCATCCAAGATGCGAGCATTTTTTCGACATCTTGATTAGCCCTTTCCACGGAACCTTGACTTTGGCTATGACGTGGTTTCCCAGTTACTAGTTTTAGCTCCGGCCAATATGATGttaattcttttataactGAGTTAACAAACTCTCTGCCATTATCTGAGTGCAAAATACATGGTGCTCCAAAGgtcaaaaaaatatccattaaTTGATATGCAACTTCAGTAGCCCTTTTTGATGTCAGTGGTcgcaaaattacaaatttagtTAAATGATCCTGATAAaccataataaatttatgccCGCGATCTTCTTGCGACTGCATGTCAATAAGGTCGACTTGGCAGCGGCTGTTCATTTCAGAGTGCAGGATCGGTTTCGAAACCAAACCCCTCCTTTTCTTGCTTTTCTTCCTTTGGCATACTTCGCACAttgacaaatatatattaatcatTTCTTTTGTTACATTAGCGTACTTTTTTGCCGTTTCGTTCTTAAGTCTATCGCGACCACCATGCCCTATAGAAATATGAGTAGCATCAATAATGTCGTAGATTTCCTCAGCcggcaaaaaatatttgacaggTTCTGTGTTCgtaactaatttttttataccacAAACTTCAATGATGTTGAAGCGTTTTAGTCTACTGTACTGTAATGGTGTTTTCTTTTCATCAAATTTCGCGTCTTCCACATCCATTGCaaacttttcaaatttttcttttgtcatAACATTAAAATGACTATCTTTCATATCTTCTAACGCTAAAAGTCTTTGCAAAAAGCGTTCTTTCTTTTCATACTCACTCATTTTGATTCTAATATCAGCACGTTATCCACAAATGATGAgtaatataaaagtttatttacgaGCGTTTGTCGTTATTTTTATCGACCACCTTAACTTTTTAAGAGTTTTGACTGATACAACCAGTCAAAACTACTTTTGACGGAATCACTTAGTCAAAAGTACTTTCAACCAGCTCTATTGGGCAAAAGTAGTTTTAACtgttattttagttaaaagtATTGTTGACTAAAGCATACGGTCAAAAGTACTTTTGACTGATTTTGCTAGTCAATAGTACTTTTGACTGGTTAAGAGTTTTGACtgcaacatatacatatacatacgcATATATACACATTTgtacaatatttacatttttatcttttttttatgtacgtttttggattttttttgtaacctAGGTAACTATTTCACATCTTATTGCAACTAATGAACATAAGttccgatatttttttttgttgtaagcCGAGTTCTTCTTTCGTTCAGCGTTAACCCTGCTTTAGAAAAGACTCGCTCGCAAGGAACAGATGTTGCCGTGATATTTAGGCGTTTTAGCATATATCTGTGGAGTCGCGGATAAACTCCTTTACGTTCCCTCACCCTCCAATCTCGAAATCCAGTTTTTTTAAAGCGTGGGTCTAAGATAGTAGCTTTACTAAGCAGGACATGTTTTTCGATATCGCCGAATCTATGTACGTCTCATCTCGAATTTTAATGACGCCACTAGTTCCTCAATCGGTGCATAGGTCTCGGCAGAAGTTTTTTCTATTTGCATAAACAACAGCTtgcaaaaaacaatatattttgaagCGGAGACATATTCTTCTCCACTCACTTCATTGGTGACCTCGTAGAACACCTTTAAAATAGGGATCGCTCTTTCTACAATCGCCCACTTCTCTTGTGATAGGGATAAATCAAGGTTAGCAAGAGCAAGCAAGCTAAGCAAGATTTCTCTGATATGACAAAGCTTGTCTAGTGCTTTTCTCTGATGCCTTGTAGTACAGTCGTCAAATCTCAAAACTCGAAGCAGAAACCTAAACCTTTGAGCAGACATAGATAATCGAAATATCTCTACTGAACCACCATCTGTTCTAAATAACTCATCAACATTTATATGATTGGATTTCTTCACTCCGGATAACAATAGCAATcctataaaacattttatttcgtttagATTAGTCGGTCTGGCATATGATTccctattatatttatgttttacggTATCTATATACTGATTGGTGTACTTGATAATTATGTCAATTATACCATCGTCAAAGTGTTGCCAAATAATAATAGGATCCTTTATATTTGCCACAGCCCGTTTTGGTCCTGGTAACTGAGTTAAAATATTGTGCCTTTGGGTACGGACTGATTGACGATTCCTTGCTccattttgtatgtttatcctTTCCTAGGTAAAATGAAGACGTGTTACCTGATGATTCTCGATCACTCAAATCCTCTTCGCTGTCCGTATTTCGATCTGATGCAAGATTATCTGCTTCTACATCGTTCTCCGTTTCGCTATCCGATGATTGCTGTGAGCTTTCCTCGACAGATAAAACTTGATGTAAAAGAGCCTCAAGACGACGCTGTTCTCTTTCGTGCGACATTCTGAAACGATTTTTTCATACTATATAAAggaatacctatatttattatgtttttaaaaaaatatatccataaaattatacaaaaaacacATTAATCAAATACcattcaatataataaataagataacAGTAACAATAGTAATAAGTTTTGATGTTAttctaagattttttaaattctgtgCTAAATtccatgtaaatattttacttgagCCCTTCTCCCATTACTATACGCGCGCGCGACTCTAGTCTTGAATACTCGAGTAGAATACTAGTTGGATACTTGCTCGCTACCCGACGCTCGCATATTATGCTACTAAAAACATCATTTGTGCAAACTCGTTTATTGTGGACGGACGTTATGTCCAGCAGCTCCAGTGACGAGAAGGTCTCGcagtttttctgttttttagAAATAGAAGACGTCAACGCAAGAGAAAATACTGGATTCATCCATATATTGAAAgaaacataaattgtagagTTTTTGTAGCCGCACAAGAGCTACAATATGatgataaaaagtttttatctttttaccGAATGTAGTAGAGACCTACTTGCATCTTGTTATTAAAACCTGCTATACATCAACGAAATACTAAATTTAGAGAATGTGTCAGTGCGGAAGAAAGGATTCTGATAGCCCTAAGGTAAATAATACTTCGATATGTAcgtaattaaatgtttattaaattttaatatgcaagtactttataattattacaattctTCCTGTGATTAACATAGGTATGGATTCATAATAAAGTGTGGTATTTGATTGTGCTACATTCAGACTTTCGTTTATCGTAATTGGCGTACTTATTACCTCGGCAGCACTCATCGGTGAAGGAGTCGAATAAAGTGTGATGGgactattaatattttcactaTTTTGGTCCATTATATCGTTTATCAATGCAAGCACTCTTCTCCTAAAcagttttctttgactatcagTCATTTTGTTCACGTCCGATAGTAAACTcagtaaaaacattttgtttgaattttcagCACTGTCACAGTTATCTTGAATTTTAGAtcgtttcaatttaaaataagctgAAATGTTTTTCTCGGCTTCAGTTTCTTCCAGCTTCTTCCGTTTTTTGTGGTCCGTGGTGGTGGTAATTGCTGTTGCGAGATTGGTTGAGTGCTTGTACTAGTAGACGGAAGAGATGGTTGCTGTTGCGAGATTGGTTGAGTGCTTGTACTAGTAGACGGAAGAGATGATTGCTGTTGCGAGATTGGTTGAGTGTTGCTTTTGGGATGATGGctgaaaaatttcaaatataaagtACTGCTATAAGATGTCATACAATAGAGaaagtaacaaatataataaaagcagTGTGTATTTTACACAACTATGTTCGAAAACGTGAGGGTATTCTATATAGTCCGAGGGAGTTTATACAGAACAGATTGCTCATTATTCCCGTTATACTCGTACAACCtcataatatagaaataacGGCAACTATGTCACCACATAATCCACGAAATTATTTAGCAAACTACTTTATATCTGAGCAAGGTTCATTGCCTTGGCAATACCAATCCTGTTTGCAAAATACAATgtatcatttaataataaactatgtttgtatacaaacaaaaaaatgtacctgttatttgaaatttgttcCCAATTTCTGCCCAAGTCTTGTCTATTGTATTTTTCCGCATGTAGTCAGGTAAATTGTAGTTATATAAACAGGCatgtttttcaatttcttgtacaaaattaatatttgtttcttgCTCCGCCGCCATCTTGTCAAACCGCGCGCGACGCGACGCACAACCGACCAACACGGCGGGTATCGCGAGACTAGTAGCGAACGCGTAGAATACCAGTATCGTAGTGTGCGAATCtccatatgaatgtatgtgaGATACTTTGCGGCGACTAGTCATGGCTTAGTCTCCGAGACTAGAGTCGCGCGGGGGTATCGTAATGAGAGAAGGGCTTTACTTGTTTGGTGACGACGGTCTCACGGACCGGGTTGGCAATAAAACTCCGGAACGTGCGTTCGCCGCGAAGCCACGAGCGGCACTGAATGTTTAGGACTTAAAATGAGGCAGCTACTCGAAATCGCAACCCGAATAGACGGCGGGCGACATATACGTCACCAATGGCGGGTTAATGGCATTTTTATCTTCATCCTTTTGAAgcactaaatttaatttactcgtTACAGCTTTCCAATCACCAATTTCGGTATAACAGATTTCGTTGACGTGAACCGGCAAACATTCAGGGATATATATAGGTCCAGATCTCAACTGTCTTTTCACTTGCCGTTCAGTCTGAGAGTGAACAGAGTCCCCTTCGTTTTGGGTATGCCCCTTGATGAGAAATTTATGAATGATGGACTTTATATTTGGATAGTTCTGCACAGAATAAAGATACATAGCCAACATGAACTTATTCTTCTGCTGTCCAGCATGATTTTCAGAGTAAAAAACAACGTCAACTGGTTTGCCACCgtctgaaatataattttatatatttaaaaacgcaTGTGGCAAACTCGTTAGAACCTCTATGAGCCTGTGACTCGTCCTAGACATAACTTTCAACACAGTGGGTTTTTACATCGTAAATTGTCAGATTCAGTACATTCAGTTTcgagttataataaaatacagaaatttCTCCTTTCGGACATTGAAATACTGCCCGTAAGTCATACACGGCAACCACTATGTCATCATTATTCTTGtctttttctttctcattTCGAGATAAAAGTTTTTCTTGATGGTGATTTAagtaactttctttttttcaattcctTTTCTTCATCcgtacaatttttataagccTCACAAAATTCACAAGTGTCTTTTTTAGGgacaaagaaagaaatattgaattcttttgtaaatattcgataaaacattatataattaacgAAACCACATTATTAGCCTTGCATTGATCTACATAGTCTCTGTGAATGTCGGAAATAGTTTTGCTTCCAtcaatgtattttctttttgaattaGCTCTCAAGTAGTGAGATTCTATTTTAGGTATAGCTTCTATGAAAGCTTTTGCACAATTCTTCAGTGTGTCTGTCATCTATGTGGGCATGGTTACTATAACATCCACgtttatctttaattaaagagatgtttgtatttagatttttcttttttaatgcaGTTTCTATGGGTCGCACGGTGGGGCAATAGACCCTCATTCGTACCATCAAATCAACTAAACCAGTTAGACCTTCTAAAATGGATCGGATGTTATCAAAGACGTGTCTTCTTCTAgaaataaactcaaattaaCTCAATTTtggtgataatattttttatttatttaaaaaggtacatcatattattatttcaataaactaaataaatttaaatcctCCAAAATTCGTAGTTATGAACAATATTGGGTTATTATTAAAGATATGTTAAGGCACCGTCATCGTCATCGTCATCatcgtcatcatcatcataatcataatcagCACCTTTATCAACTGATTTATTTGGAGATGGAGCTTTTAACATGAACAGTGCTTCTTGAgggatatttttaactttgtttttgaCCGGTTTTTGTTTACTTGTGATAACGGGATCAGaacttagtaaaaaaaagttaaaaatatcccTGTTCGATTGCTGCCTACTACATTTCCTAGAATGGTGCTCCCTATAGCGCTTAAAGTCCTTATTTCTTGCCTCCTGTGACTCTTCTGTCAATTGTCCTATGGGCAATGTCGCAAATGATATTATTTCTGGCCCatgaattaaatacttatgtaaggTAGGTGGCATGTTGTACCATGGGTATAAAGATACGAAATATCTGGCAGTATTAAGCGCAAACAACCTGTACTTTTCACTATCTATGTCAAATCCACTTGATATAGTGATCAAAATTATGTGcatctttttaattaagtcaATGTCTATATGAGTAATTTCTGCGGATAGCTctggattttgaaaaaaacgCCTGGCTGTATTGCCATCGTTGCTATTTCCAAAACCAGGTTTGGGTTTGTCTACAATAAGGCCACACTTTTTTCTAAACTCTGTTTGTATGCGagttttattttctgaaaCGATTTGCTTGTCGTCCTTCCCACGAGCTTGCCATCTTGCTATGGGCAGCTTGTATGCTAAATGTAGTAGACATTCGAAGCATCGAATCCAACCGTGCAAAATAGAAAGACCAAATCTCAAATTATCGGTATTCACATCCCTTTTAACCATTTCATCTATGTTATTGAAAAGTTTTGATGTTGCACCGCATAAAAAGCATTTCATGGTTGATGTGGTTTCTGTCAGGGCATTACACACCTTCCCGTCCAccatagataaaattaattcgtaac is a genomic window of Amyelois transitella isolate CPQ chromosome 28, ilAmyTran1.1, whole genome shotgun sequence containing:
- the LOC106141701 gene encoding KRAB-A domain-containing protein 2-like, with protein sequence MSEYEKKERFLQRLLALEDMKDSHFNVMTKEKFEKFAMDVEDAKFDEKKTPLQYSRLKRFNIIEVCGIKKLVTNTEPVKYFLPAEEIYDIIDATHISIGHGGRDRLKNETAKKYANVTKEMINIYLSMCEVCQRKKSKKRRGLVSKPILHSEMNSRCQVDLIDMQSQEDRGHKFIMVYQDHLTKFVILRPLTSKRATEVAYQLMDIFLTFGAPCILHSDNGREFVNSVIKELTSYWPELKLVTGKPRHSQSQGSVERANQDVEKMLASWMEDNKTTNWSNGLKFVQFMKNRAFHSGIKQSPYKAMFGMEPKVGLTTSNLPMEIISGLHNEEDLQVAITEMDQNFDDNEENLDKQEKIETKKTGKEQEENKEQEENKE
- the LOC132903671 gene encoding uncharacterized protein LOC132903671; translation: MTSRRKVSHIHSYGDSHTTILVFYAFATSLAIPAVLVGCASRRARFDKMAAEQETNINFVQEIEKHACLYNYNLPDYMRKNTIDKTWAEIGNKFQITAIIPKATLNQSRNSNHLFRLLVQALNQSRNSNHLFRLLVQALNQSRNSNYHHHGPQKTEEAGRN